AAATAGCACAATTGACTTCAAATTAaacttcatttaattttaaaaatccttaagattacataaaaaattacataaatcttaaaaatttaaagacatcctaaaataactattccggatctagaggtccgaaacgtgcccaaacgtgCTCCATCAAATCACGTTAGAGCTGAGCATGCATTTGTCTATCTTGAAGAATTGCATCTCTTTGCACGTATTCCTCGAAGCAAATCGGTGTTGCTCGAGCACTCTCCGACGAGTCACTGCTAAACGCCCCGTGTCCTGCGTCGTCGTCTCTCCAATGGTCAGCTCTATCACCTTcgttctccacaatcatgttgtggagaatgatgcaacacatcatGATATCCTTGAGATTCTTGACGTACCAACCTCGCaccggacttcgaatgattctCCAGCGAGCTTGAAGCACTCCAAAAGCACGTTTGACATCCTTCCATGctgattcttgcatcttcttgaacctcgcctccttcGGATTGGTCGCCATtggtggactcttgacgaaaCAATGTCACTCCGGATATATGtcgtcgcacaagtagtagcaCATCTGGTAGTAGCGCTGGTTGGCCTGAAAGATCACCGGCAGCgccgttccatccaacacgtcggaGAAGAGAGTCGACTGGTTCAGAACGTttatgtcgttgttcgaactaGCGACGCCaaagaaggcatgccaaatccacagatcgtgggatgcaacggtCTCCAAAATCAAGGTGGGCTCCCCTTGATCACTGCGTGTATATGCGCTGTGCCACGCTtttgggcaattcttccacgcccaatgcatacaatcaaaatttatttttcatatcaGATATCAATTCACTTAAATGAATTCAATGTAGAATTAATTAAACGAATAATTGCGTTTTCCTTGAATTTGAAAGCATAATAAGTCTTTGTttttctcattctctctcttgaCCTTCTACAAACTTCCAGCGAAAACACTGAAAACCCCAAACATATTTTGTAGTCGCGAATTATAAGTACTGTTTTTACGAATTTCAGAGGTTCTAAgttgttaattttattataattcatgaatttttttttattctatgCACGAATCCTAAGTTcgtttgttacgaattatgttctGAATTTTCTGAAGTTCTTttgttaaaaattgaaaatacttttgttattaattatattttcatgTAACACGAAAAATTTTCATTCCATGCATGAATTGGAAGtacttttgttacgaattatatctAATACtttgagaatttaatttaatgtagCCATGAATTATAAGTAATACTATTACGAATTTTGAAATAAAGCAATGGGAAATATTGtacattaaataataaaaaatagtatatatatattagaaacAACATCAGACGTACTGAGATAGATgttaaaaatgatgaattcagAAAGCTTTCGTTAATATTTCAAGATTGATGATACAAAAActgaatttataattattttgcgGTTATAAAAAAATGTTGGACGTCTAAGTTAGGATTTTATTAAAAGGTTAGTGATTTGAATTGATAATATATGGAAACAAAGATTTGTTTAATTATACAAATCTTAATAACCGAAATAAATATTACAAATTTACCCCTTTAACCTCAAGTGTATCAGTCGTGTAATGTTGTAGATATTATGAAGCTAATTTCAAGCTATTAGATAAATCAAGATCTAATGGACAAGATTCatccatattttatacacttaaaagtgtttttattatagccctatcctatatatatataggggtgggctaccgtgagagcacatcttaaaataagaaataagagcaatttttaatatatgaattttatgtagaacacgtatgaattcgctatataaagatatgaattgtgaaaaataattttttgatacctttgggattcgaactcaggaccataaatccatccaacaggattataaatcaaccgtagatcttgatgatctaaggggtgaaaatgattcttattttatatcttaagaaatgctcttattttagcctttccctatatatatatatatatatatatatatgtatatatatatagggaagagttcaatggagaccactcccctatatagagaatgaagaccaaatcagagccattgatctcaccaaaatcaatgaatcagattaatccgaattcttcaagtttagaaaATCTCGtaaatttctcattttccaattctgggaaccaacgaacattattatgaacttacgaacataagtatgtttatttgtatgttcatttgtttttatacgaacatatcgacgaacaatagtatgttcatttttttatacgaacacatcgacgaacattagtatgttcgtaagttcataataatgttcattggttcccagaattggaaaatgaggaatttacgggatttcctaaacttgaagaattcggattaatttgattcattgattttggtgagatcaatggctctgatttggtctctattctctatatagggaagtggtctccattgaagctgaccatatatatatatatatatatatatatatatatatatatatatagggtgtggctCTAGAGAGAATTACATTATTTGTGataacgtgagaaccatcaaatctaatgcatcaactgtaaaaattaatgcatttgctgttaaaattaatgcactcaaaaaaataaaaaaaaattgccccCTTTAGGATTTGAACCCATGATCTGCATTTATCCAACAAgataatgcattcactgtagatcttgatgatcgaatggctgaaaatggttcttcgttcttcttttatttagtggttctttcttgaacctctccataaatatatatatatatatatatatatatatatatatatatatatagggttgcattctaTAAGAACACATCCCTATATAGAGTAATGAGTCATAGTATGGTTCGTTAGATCAAAATCAATCAATGGACGAGATTGCAACTTCTGTTAATTATTATAATCatttttaatattgattttaatGAATCTGAAGTTCGTAGGGTCAAAAAAGTAAACATACTGTGAACATTATTTGGAAAGAATTATAGTATCCCACAAATTTCGCAGCTACCGAATCTGTAGGAGGTTTTCGATCGTTTTGATGGATTTGGACTATAGCTATGTGTTTCTTATTGATATTATCACGGAGGATGTTAGGTTAGTGAGTTATTGTGTGACTTCCGCCGTCGTCGAAACCTCATTCAACAATTTCTGCATTCGCCGGTCAGCCACTTACATTCAATCATCACTTTTCCCTTTCTCGTTCACCGAAATCGCCGACAACCACATATAACTCACATCTGATAGCTGCCATCTACTCCAGGTTAGTGACGTTGATCGTCGATGAAAATAGTTCCAGATTATGAAAAAAGTTCAGGCATTCAAAAATTTCCAGATTCATTATAATTCAATAATCTGTATTTAGATTAAAAAAATGGTTCAATTTTTGGTCAATCTCCTTTTCAAAGTGATAAGAAATGCCAAGGCGTTCGAGTGTGTCAATAAGGTTCATCGCTTCAACAAGATTGCTTTCAGCAGCAGTTATCATATTCATAACTTCCTTCTTCAACTCTTCAATTGCCTTGCAATGTTTCTCCGCAGCCTAATTAAACAGTAAACAACAAACTTGTTTTTTAATACTTAATTATCATAGTGAATATATACGAATGGCCCAAAACGAATATAGTAAAAAATTGTGCAAGTACCTTAGCACCAGAATCATTCTTGATGAACTGATCGCCCCACAAACTTGGGGAGAAATTGGCGATGGGCCTCTGAATTTCTGCTTGTGTTGTAGCCATTCTTGAATGAGAATTTAGTGTGGTAGGAAGATATTGCAGAGAGGTGAAAGCAGAAGAAGATCTGTAGTGTGTTACATGTTACAGATcatgaatatttaaatattgtCTAGTATTAATATTCTTGTGCATTCATTCTGTGTTCGACCTAAAGTTATATACACGTTCAATATATACATAACTATCAGTCTATATTTTTGGATGTATGATAAAAGTTACGAACGTCTGAACGTATGTATAATAAATCAATCTATTTCGTTTATTGTAAATGCAATAAGATATAACAAAATTACTCTGTAATAATTCAACCAAATCTCCATCATCTTGCATTTGTTATATCATACTGCATCATCAGGGCAATGCTCCATCATCAATTAGATAATTTACTTTGAATCTTTATGATTTTAAATGTGATTAATATAATTCATTTTGTTTGTAACATATATTGCTCCTCTGCGCTGAACTGAAATGATGGTACCAGGTAAATACTATCCAATTAtctttatttttgggttgttttattttatctcgTTGCTTTAACTATTGGATTTTATATTGTAGACACACCAAGTGACTCGTCAATTTCTCCAGGCAAAAAATGCAAGAAATTGATTAATCATCACTGAACAAATATAAACAAAGGTAAACAAACGATGAACTATATCTCTCTAATAATTAACTTAAATATTTGTATGTCACTCTGCATTCCTCACTTTAAATTTGATCACCATTTTAGGCAAATCACCTGTTTCCTTTCGTTCacattattatgttcatttgttttcctacgaaaatatcgacgaacgttagtatgttcatttatttttttacgaaaatatcgatgaacattagaatgttcatttattttttacaaacatatcaacgaaaattagtatgttcatttatttttttacgaacatatcaacgaacattagtatgttcattagtattttctacgaatACTGCGTTCTGTGGATGCATTATTCACGTAACAGactcttcatcaaattaatattccataaataaaagatttgattgccTATCTATGACAATTAACGAAAATATCAAGTTCGAcatgtttgataaaaaaaattaataacataaCTCTATATGTTCGAACATAGATTTGCCAGACATGCTTCAGCAATATAACATTAGTTGAACTTTTTTTGATGTGTactatgtatttttttaaatatattaacttttgttatCCAATTACACTAAGTTTGATGATGAGACTAAGAATTGCTCTGGAGATGTGGTTGGGGTTACAACGAAGAAAAAAGGGTTGCAAAAAACTAGCAAATTGAGGTCCCCGTTTGTTCAACGTGAAGTTTGCGCATCCAAGCGGTTGAGAAAACAAGAAAGAGAAATAGCGATATACAGCATGCATTCAGCTATGCTGAACGGGTATGCTGTTTTGTGAAGAAGAAAATAATTACTGTTTTATATTTGCggtttcattttttctttaatcGATGTAGGCTTTAGATACTAATTGTACATGACGGTGTTGAGCTGAACAAATATGAGTTCAAATCTCTTCGTAGCGGGTGCATTGTTGATAGAAGTATCGTAAATGCTTTGAAGTAGAGCTTCAATGAATGTTAATTATTTGCTGTTAGGGTAAGGCGTGGTTAGAATATTTTATGGATGTTGGTTTTTGGGTTTTGCAACTTTATTGCTTGTCTATTAAACATTATAGATCCCCGCAactttttcattcattttcgtTCTTATGTTCATTTATATTCGTTACATTTGAACATGTATAACCATCTCTACATTGCATCAGATTTTGAAAACTCGTTGGAAAATGTATTAATATGTATTCAGCAGTGAAACATGTTGGACACATTTTAATTCATAAACTTTTTAGTTATCACTTAATAAGATAgcttgcaaaaaaaaaataaccacatgaaaatgataaaatttgattttacaTTATTGATCAAAAACCATATTTTTCTTATCGCTTAATGTGAgcatatgaatttaaaattgtGCAATGAACATATAAAACATTCCCAActtgaaataatattttattttatttttaaaaccacaaaaaatagccattcattccattaaCTGAGTTAGCCTGAGGATATGCCTTAAGGTCTCAACCACTGCAATTGGTATATAATATATTAGTATGTCAAGAAAAACATACTGAGTATAGTAAATATGCTTTTCACCGTATTAGGATGTATGCAATTTTTACCGTATAAGGATGTATACAATTTTTATTCGTAATATTTATTCATGTTCGATACATATGGGCGAAGTGGTCTATTCAAGGAACTCGACCACCAAAAATATTGAAACCGAGAGAATCTCATGAATGATTAAATAAGTATGGTGTTGGGTTCGACGCATAAATTtggaatatttaaaattaagaaaaaaaattgattttaagtttaatagaaaatataatatgatgtttattgacatttaaaataatatagttaTTATAATATCAGCAAggttataaattatgaatttcttATATTCAAGTCCAGTAATGAAAGTATATAGACAAATATTATTTCATACATTTAGTATATAGATATGAAATGCAGTCATTGCGTAAAGGGGACATTGTTGAACGAACAGTGATAAAATCTTGGtgtgtattatttaataatcgAGAGGAGATACGTGCTAATTCCTCGTCATTGAGGTTTTTTCCAatgtttatgattttttttgtataagAACTGTTTCTGTACATcgaataataaaaaaacaatcaTTTAGAATCATTTACATACTTAAGTATTGTATCATCTACGAGTATGTGTTCGGACCATGTGAAACGATgttcaataaaataatatttcatccACAATTCACGTGCATTCAACAATGAAACATGTTCGACCCAGTTGAATTCTATAAAATGAAACTTAATTAGATAATCTATTTGAAGTAATAATTATATAATGTTTTTTTGGTAATCTATATTTGTAGTCTTCTACTATGTCTAATATTAAGTATTTTTGGCTGGTAATTTGATGTTCAATGAACCTGAATAAACATAGTTTTTCGAACAAACATTGAAAAAACTATGCATTGAGGTGATCTATCCAACGAacgtggaaaaaaaaatgaaacattaCTAATAAATATTTCCAACGAACGTGTATTGAAAAGTGTACAATGAAAAATTCATTTGACAAACATACTAAATATAGTAATTATGCTTGCCACGACATTATTATGTATACAATGAATATTTGTTGTCGAACGtttcatatataaatttatattcgGTACATCTACATTTCACGtgcatttaaaaataaaacatgttCGGCCCATTTTTAATCAATAATATGACACTTAAGTACAAAATATATTGGAGAAACATAGTAGAGGTAGTAATATGGACGCAGTGTTCTATGCAAATATCTTGATTTAAACAAAAGGCCAAAGTTCTATAAAAACACAATGCCAAAGTTCTATAGCCAGAGTAAGGAGACGGAAACTCAGCCgctgatcttatctaatctaatagTCAACTTTCGTTCGTTCAACGTTCAATACGGCATTTTATTTAACATGCACAGCCATCGAACCCTCAATCCCCAAACGTTCAACAATTTATTTGTATGCTCAACAGCATCAAATGCCATGTCCAATGTTTATGATTTTTTTGTATAAGAACTGTTTCTGTACATcgaataataaaaaaacaatcaTTTAGAATCATTTACATACTTAAGTATTGTATCATCTACGAGTATGTGTTCGGACCATGTGAAACGAtgttcaataaaaaaatatttcatccacaATTCACATGCATTCAACAATGAAACATGTTCGACCCAGTTGAATTCTATAAAATGAAACTTAATTAGATAATCTATTTGAAGTAATAATTATATAATGTTTTTTTGGTAATCTATATTTGTAGTCTTCTACTATGTCTAATATTAAGTATTTTTGGCAGGCAATTTGATGTTCAATGAACCtgaataaatacaaaaaaattatattcatcTAACACTAATCAGTAATTGATATTAAAAAAGATAATGATGtgaatattataatattttgggtttaaaatatattaacaaaCATATATTATCCATTATCTCTTTGGAATATACATAGTCCGCTAGAAACAATTTATTTGCTTAATTCCCTTTCGTTAATCATTTGTTTAATATTCATCTGACCCCCGTTTGGTACTTACCGTAGATATTTATAATCAATTATATTGGCATACAttattatacatatatttatgttATTTCATTTAGACACGCAATCAGGGTAGGCACTTCTACATcttttgattataattaatattattaattaactatCAAATCTGAGTAGCGATATAAAAGATTATAGAATCCCTAAATTATAGGTCGTCAACAAATTAATTCGAATGTGTCATATGCTATTATCATGGTAAGTTACGGTTACAAATCTATGAAAATACTAAGTTAACCTTATGCAAATATATATACGCATAAAATCACTCTAATTCACCACCGTCAGATCCAACGAAATAAACGAACGAGATTATGACTCTAgactttgcaaatatttatgttcttgttgaactctaccctatatatatatatatatatatatatatatatatatatatatatagggagtagATCCACTCCCTTATACTAGTATATTGTAACAGCCCAAATTTTTATAAGCTttgcaatttaaaatttttgaagtactaatagataaaataaaatttcttcaCTATCAAAGTTTAAACTAATTCAAAATCAACTTGCCCAAAAACTAAGgtaataaattgaaataaaaacgaTAGTTTAAAACGTAACAAGTTCACTTAAACTTTCTATGCAAAAATCTTttatctctagtcattctcgacttccttCTTTGTGGCCCCTCTTCCTTTTTTCTTTGGGGTTCCTCTTCGGGATTTTCCTCGTTTTCCTCCTTGCTAAATAtctcatcttttcttttaaGTCATTCGGGCCAAAAGTACCAATGATCAAGAAGATTTTTAACAAAGACGTCATAAGACCTAAACGATGTAATCATATCATACGCCTCTTGGGCAATGGGTCGTAGCGGTGCAGGTACTTTGCCCAAGAGATGCTTGGTCGCGGAAAAATCCCCTATAtaatgtcacagcccgcaatccctaaggatggcttaaccggggttatgactcgggaaggggattaagaagcggggaaagaaaggggcatttacttaacaatcaaacattttacgaaaagaaacatttaattatataacactaggatcataactgatcacttgggaaAGTACAAGACGtttgttcgggaaggcccgtcaaagcggattacccaacaaaagagtatcatacttgaaataaaacattagcataatcagagtatcttgcagcgaaaatacgtgtgagttatacatagaGATGTCAAAATCGACCCGGCCCGATGGGCCGGCCCGGCTCGCCCGGGTTAGGAGGCGGGCTGGGCTTGAAAAAATAGAGCCCAAAAAAAATCGGGCCTAAAAGCCCGGGGTTTTTGTCCCGTCGGGCTTATCGAGTTTCGGGCTTTTAAGCCCGGGGTTTTCGGGCTTTTTTGGCCCgcccatttattttatatgtatatatatatatatatatatatatatatatatatatatacattaaggAAACTTTAAAAGACTAAATTATCTCAAGCTGGATTACAAAAACAAAgtttaattcatgtttatttatatttaacaatgatatgatttatgatttttattttttttgtgagaACTATCTTGTCGATTAATAATGCACTAATTAAATACATcatttgttatgaatttttaattgcTCCATTTGTGTAGAGCAGCAATGCAGCATATGGTGTATTCTAGCTCAAATTTGAGATGTTTGTGCCGAAATTAAGATATAAGAGCCcaagtttat
This Salvia miltiorrhiza cultivar Shanhuang (shh) unplaced genomic scaffold, IMPLAD_Smil_shh original_scaffold_269, whole genome shotgun sequence DNA region includes the following protein-coding sequences:
- the LOC131003814 gene encoding (-)-5-epieremophilene synthase STPS3-like, giving the protein MATTQAEIQRPIANFSPSLWGDQFIKNDSGAKAAEKHCKAIEELKKEVMNMITAAESNLVEAMNLIDTLERLGISYHFEKEIDQKLNHFFNLNTDY
- the LOC131003813 gene encoding uncharacterized protein LOC131003813; amino-acid sequence: MATNPKEARFKKMQESAWKDVKRAFGVLQARWRIIRSPVRGWYVKNLKDIMMCCIILHNMIVENEGDRADHWRDDDAGHGAFSSDSSESARATPICFEEYVQRDAILQDRQMHAQL